In Ascaphus truei isolate aAscTru1 chromosome 5, aAscTru1.hap1, whole genome shotgun sequence, one genomic interval encodes:
- the SMIM30 gene encoding small integral membrane protein 30 → MAFCGEISQLMAAFISLFFMLPVVEAMDEGDAIAVLLGVVITGIGFCACLGYYARKREGQL, encoded by the coding sequence ATGGCGTTCTGTGGCGAGATTTCACAACTTATGGCAGCTTTTATTTCGCTATTTTTCATGCTCCCAGTAGTGGAAGCAATGGATGAAGGAGATGCAATCGCTGTTCTACTTGGAGTGGTCATTACTGGAATTGGTTTTTGTGCATGTTTGGGGTACTatgcaagaaagagagaagggcaGCTATGA